Below is a window of Candidatus Methylomirabilota bacterium DNA.
TTGGGTACGCCCTCTGGGAGCGACGAAGAAGCGCTTGCCGTCGAGCTCCACCACGCTGACCGGCGTCGAATGGACGCGCCCCGTCTTCCGACCACGCACCTGCAAGAGATAGTAATGTCGCGGGCCGAGCCCGACGCCTACGAGAACGCCGAAGGCCTTGTTGAATATTCGTTCGCGGCGAGTGGGCGGGAGGAACGCCGCAGCCGACTGGTTCATCGAGGCGTCCAGAGCGGAACCTTGCGTGTCATCTTTCCCCGGTCCGCATCATAGGTCCGGTCGGTCGGCACCCGCAACGGGTCGCCGAGCGAGTCGTCTCTGGAAGCGATCGGCGCACGAATTTCCCCCGCCCGGGAACCCGGCGCCGGCGCTATGGTCTAACCGGATGGACGGGCGCCGTGGCGATGACGGGGATCTCCTGGACCGGCTCCGGCGGGGCGACCCGCGGGCCTTCGAAGCCCTCGTGATCGCCTATCAGCACCGCGTCTTCGGCGTGGCGCTCCGGATGCTCCGCAACCGCGCCGAGGCGGAGGAGGTGGCGCAGGAAGTCTTCCTCCGGGTCCATCGCGCGATCGCCAGCTTCCGGGGCGAGGCGAAGCTCTCGACCTGGCTCTACGCGATCGCCTCGCGCCTCTGCCTGAACCGGCTCGCCACGGGCGAGCGCCGGCTGGCGCGGGAGGGGGAAGAGTCGCTCGAGCGCCTGCGCGCCGACGCCGACCCGGCGGCGCAGGTCGAGCGCGCGGAGCTGGAGGCGGCGCTCCAGCGCGCGATCGACGAGCTGCCCGGCGAGCGGCGCATCGTGGTCGTGCTGCGCGACGTCGAGGGCCTGGCCTACGAGGAGATCGCCGAGGTGCTCGAGCTGCCGCTCAACACGGTGCGCTCGCGGCTGCACCGGGCGCGGATGGACCTCAAGGAGAAGCTGGAGCGGTTCCTATGACCTGTCACGACGCGCGTGAGCTCTTCTCGGCGCACCTCGACGATGCGCTCCCCGCGTCCGAGCGCGTGGCGCTCGACGCTCACCTGGCGGGCTGCGCCGAGTGCCGGCGCGAGCTCGAGCGCCTCCGCGGCACGGTCGCGCTCCTCCACGCCGTGGAACCGGCGCGCGCGCCGGCGGGCTTCGTGGACCGCGTCCTCGCCGCCACGCGTCCGGCGCCCTGGTACCGGCGGCTCGCGCGCGCGGTGCTCCTCCCCTGGCCGGTGAAGCTGCCGCTCGAGGCCGCCGCCATCGTGCTCGTGGGCGTCGCCGTCGCGCTCGTGTGGCGAACGCCGGAGATGCAGCGGACGCCGCGCGTCGCGGCCCCGACCGGCGTCAGCGAGACACCGCTGCGTGACGTCCAGCCCGCGATGCCGCCGCCGCCTGCGGCCGCGCCGGCGCGACCCGCGACGCCGAGCCCGCTGGCTCAATCCGAGCTGCCGCGAGTCGCGGCCCAGCCCGCGCCGGCGGCCGAACCCAAGGCGCGCAACAAGGCGACCGAGGTCGAGGCTCCGAAGAGCCTCTACGCGCCCGCGCCCACGGGTCCGCGCGAGGAGAGCGCGCCGAAGCGCGACGCCGAGGAGCGCGTGCTCGGGATCCGGAGGACGCTCCCGGGCGCGCGGCCGCCCGACGTGAAGTCGGCGCCCGGCGACTTCCCGACCGTGGCGAAGACAGCTCCCTTTGCTCCGCCGCGCGCCGACATCGCGGGCCGGCTCGCCGTCGGGAATCGTGACGCCGCCGAGCGCGCGCTGACGCAGCTCCTCGCGCGCGTCGGCGGCCGCGAGCTCGGGCGCCGGGCCGCGCCCGGCGGCGCAGTCGTCGATCTCGCGCTCCCGCGTGCGGCGTTTCCGGATTTCGTGCGCGGCCTCGAGGCGATCGGGCGCTGGCAGCCGGGCGAGGTGCCGGCGGAGCTCCCCTCCGAGGTCCGCGTCGAGGTGAGGATCGGCGACTGAGCGGCGCGCGGGAACTTCACCCGCGCGGTCCTGTCTAACCGGACAAGCAGCGCAACCCGATTGGATAGGAGGCACCCATGCTCAAGCGACTCATCGTGCTCGCCGCCCTCGTGGGTCTGGCCGCCACCGACGCCGGCGCCGTGGCGACGCCGACGCGCATCACGCGCGCCGACCAGCGCGACGTGATGGTGACCATCTACAACGGCAACCTCGGCCTCGTGAAGGACGTACGCGAGGCGCGCTTCCCCGAGGGCCTGGCGGAGGTGCAGTTCGCCGACGTGGCCGCGCTGATCGACCCGACGACCGTGCATCTCAAGTCCCTCACCGAGCCCGCTGGGCTCCGCATCCTCGAGCAGAACTACGAGTACGACCTGCTCACGAGCCAGAAGCTCATGGAAAAGTACGTCGGCCGGAAGGTGCGCCTCTATCAGGGCGACGGCACCTTCCACGAGGCGACGCTCCTCTCGACCAACGGCCCGATCTTCGAGATCAACGGCCAGATCCACATGGGCCAGTACGGCCGGCTCGTCCTCCCCACGATCCCCGAGAACCTCGTCGCGCGGCCGACGCTCGTCTGGCTCCTCCAAAACCGACGCGCGGCGCCCCACCGCGTCGAGGCCTCGTACCTCACGGGCGGGATCACGTGGAAGGCCGACTACGTCCTCGTGCTGAACGCCGGGGACACGGCGAGCGACCTCACCGGCTGGGTGACGATCGACAACAAGAGCGGCGCCACCTACGCGAACGCGGCGCTGAAGCTCGTCGCCGGCGACGTGAACCGCGCGGAGGACCCGCGGCGGCGGCTCAAGGCACTCGAGGCGGCGGCGGGCGCGCCGCGGGCCGACGCGCGCCACGAGTTCAAGGAGGAGGGCTTCTTCGAGTACCACCTCTACACGCTCGACGGCCGCACGACGCTCAAGGACAACCAGACGAAGCAGCTCGCCCTGCTCACGGCGGGCGACGTGCCGGTCGACAAGCGCCTCATCTACTACGGCGCGCAGGACTACTACCGGACGTCCTACGGGGTGCCGGTCTCGAACCAGAAGGTCGGCGTGTACCTCGACGTCAAGAACAGCAAGGAGAACCGCCTCGGCGTCCCGCTCCCGCGCGGCCGGGTGCGCGTCTACAAGGCCGACGCGGCGGGCAGTCAGCAATTCGTCGGCGAGGACTGGATCGACCACACGCCGAAGGACGAGCGCCTGCGGATCAAGATGGGCGAGGCCTTCGATCTGGTCGGCGAGCGCACGCAGCGCGACTGGAAGAAGCTCTCCTCGGGCGTGTACGAGGTCGAGTGGGAGATCGCGCTCCGGAACCACAAGGCGGCGGACCAGACGGTCTGGGTGATCGAGCCGATCCCCGGCGACTGGCAGGTTCTCAGCGCGACCCACCCCGGCGAGAAGCTCGAGGCCCACACGCTCCGCTTCCAGGTGCCGGTGCCCAAGGAGGGCGCGGCGAAGCTCACCTACCGGGTGCGGCTCCGCTTCTAGCGAACGCCCCGGCACGCGCGGGCGACGAATTTTCTTCGCGCGTGCGGGAGTGGGCGGTCACACTGAAAGCGTGCAGTGGCTCCCGCGGGAAGAGATCACCCTCCTGCTGGCGACGCTCGTCGCCCACGGCCTCCTCGTCCTCGGCACCCTCGAGCTGATCTGGCCCACGCGTCCGCGCCGGCCGCGCGCCGCCCGCAACGGCACCCCGCGCGCCGGCAGCCCGCCGGCACGCGGCAGGCCGCCCGCCGCGCCGCGCCCGCCGGAGCCGCCGCCCGTCGAGGACCG
It encodes the following:
- a CDS encoding sigma-70 family RNA polymerase sigma factor; the encoded protein is MDGRRGDDGDLLDRLRRGDPRAFEALVIAYQHRVFGVALRMLRNRAEAEEVAQEVFLRVHRAIASFRGEAKLSTWLYAIASRLCLNRLATGERRLAREGEESLERLRADADPAAQVERAELEAALQRAIDELPGERRIVVVLRDVEGLAYEEIAEVLELPLNTVRSRLHRARMDLKEKLERFL
- a CDS encoding zf-HC2 domain-containing protein; the protein is MTCHDARELFSAHLDDALPASERVALDAHLAGCAECRRELERLRGTVALLHAVEPARAPAGFVDRVLAATRPAPWYRRLARAVLLPWPVKLPLEAAAIVLVGVAVALVWRTPEMQRTPRVAAPTGVSETPLRDVQPAMPPPPAAAPARPATPSPLAQSELPRVAAQPAPAAEPKARNKATEVEAPKSLYAPAPTGPREESAPKRDAEERVLGIRRTLPGARPPDVKSAPGDFPTVAKTAPFAPPRADIAGRLAVGNRDAAERALTQLLARVGGRELGRRAAPGGAVVDLALPRAAFPDFVRGLEAIGRWQPGEVPAELPSEVRVEVRIGD
- a CDS encoding DUF4139 domain-containing protein: MLKRLIVLAALVGLAATDAGAVATPTRITRADQRDVMVTIYNGNLGLVKDVREARFPEGLAEVQFADVAALIDPTTVHLKSLTEPAGLRILEQNYEYDLLTSQKLMEKYVGRKVRLYQGDGTFHEATLLSTNGPIFEINGQIHMGQYGRLVLPTIPENLVARPTLVWLLQNRRAAPHRVEASYLTGGITWKADYVLVLNAGDTASDLTGWVTIDNKSGATYANAALKLVAGDVNRAEDPRRRLKALEAAAGAPRADARHEFKEEGFFEYHLYTLDGRTTLKDNQTKQLALLTAGDVPVDKRLIYYGAQDYYRTSYGVPVSNQKVGVYLDVKNSKENRLGVPLPRGRVRVYKADAAGSQQFVGEDWIDHTPKDERLRIKMGEAFDLVGERTQRDWKKLSSGVYEVEWEIALRNHKAADQTVWVIEPIPGDWQVLSATHPGEKLEAHTLRFQVPVPKEGAAKLTYRVRLRF